The following proteins are co-located in the Tripterygium wilfordii isolate XIE 37 chromosome 2, ASM1340144v1, whole genome shotgun sequence genome:
- the LOC120012370 gene encoding GATA transcription factor 11-like isoform X3, with protein MNGSWFFDGNFNGVPDEFFDDLIKRADFPLEDLEPNNEGEDWEVEFQSLEPPSANILASLSNGFFDDGCKDDFQASERLGSEPKAKQWSGTTESSSRLSIHLDSDASDEKHSRVFHSSSPVSVLENSSSSLVENPISYYPKFIPVKRPRNKRPRPSNFNPCRMIPFITSTFSGSRSHSLAALESESETYYAEKTLDVAKKKQKKKKNLTLLSCTSELEKSSSRRPSSQPPGPTRKCTHCEVTKTPQWREGPLGPKTLCNACGVRYRSGRLLPEYRPAASPTFVPSLHSNSHKKVVEMRTIACQLPNTVARETTMASSG; from the exons ATGAATGGTTCTTGGTTCTTTGACGGAAATTTCAATGGTGTCCCGGATGAGTTTTTTGATGACCTCATTAAACGAGCTGATTTTCCCTTGGAAGACCTGGAACCAAACAACGAAGGAGAAGATTGGGAAGTCGAATTCCAAAGTCTTGAACCCCCATCTGCGAATATTTTGGCAAGTTTGTCCAATGGTTTTTTTGATGATGGTTGCAAGGATGATTTTCAAGCTTCAGAAAGATTG GGAAGTGAACCTAAGGCAAAACAATGGTCTGGGACTACTGAATCCTCTTCCCGCCTAAGCATTCACCTCGATAGTGATGCTTCTGATGAAAAACATTCACGCGTGTTTCATTCCTCAAGTCCAGTGTCTGTGCTTGAAAACAGCAGCTCTTCCTTGGTTGAAAATCCCATATCCTATTACCCCAAATTTATCCCAGTGAAACGCCCACGAAACAAGCGTCCACGGCCTTCAAACTTCAATCCGTGTCGTATGATCCCTTTTATCACCTCCACTTTCTCAGGTTCCAGATCTCATTCTTTGGCTGCTTTGGAGTCAGAATCTGAAACCTATTATGCAGAGAAAACATTGGATGTTGCCAAgaagaaacagaagaagaagaagaacctgaCTCTGCTTTCATGTACGTCAGAGCTTGAGAAATCATCTTCGCGGCGTCCATCCTCTCAGCCACCTGGTCCAACGAGAAAATGCACTCATTGTGAGGTTACAAAGACCCCACAATGGAGGGAGGGGCCACTTGGGCCAAAAACTCTTTGCAATGCTTGTGGGGTTCGTTACAGGTCTGGTCGCCTCCTCCCAGAGTATCGCCCTGCTGCAAGTCCAACCTTTGTCCCGTCATTGCACTCCAACTCTCATAAAAAGGTTGTGGAGATGAGAACTATAGCTTGTCAGCTGCCAAATACAGTTGCAAGGGAGACTACAATGGCTTCATCTGGATAG
- the LOC120012346 gene encoding protein-tyrosine sulfotransferase-like isoform X1: MDLTLKCAAVLMLLGLASASATNSDFGQCERIVKRWASSAIDVEVKDDKHTLQDLLFFLHVPRTGGRTYFHCFLKKLYSSSQECPRSYDKLRFNPSKPKCRLLVTHDDYSMMSKLQREKLSVVTILRDPVDRVFSTYEFSVEVAARFLVHPNLTSVRRMAGRLRPKTNGISTLDIWPWKYLVPWMREDLFARRDARKQRGSNDVRSNDSYDTKEVLMPLHEYIIDPTALDIVHNGATFQVAGLTNNSYFSESHEVRHCVQKHRILGEYILQVAKKRLDNMLYVGLTEDHRESATMFANVVGAQVISQLEASNSSMESITDNKSAQISSFSAAEDSINGRERQSSSIDHIESENSTDAEADKENMTVEKLMGGYESCISNLRKAQSQRRTNSLKRISPVQFSKEARRQVPEVVLQQIRSLNNLDLELYKYAQVIFRKQHENSLQKLSSMERLENMFSDSGGFTHWELTFAFSIVIIFLVAIVFVNARRRRTSKVKM, from the exons ATGGATCTCACTCTAAAATGTGCTGCTGTGCTGATGCTTCTTGGGCTGG CAAGTGCATCTGCTACCAATAGTGATTTTGGGCAGTGTGAAAGAATTGTCAAAAGGTGGGCTTCTTCCGCTATTGATGTAGAAGTTAAAGATGACAAACATACACTTCAAGATTTGTTGTTTTTCCTCCACGTCCCAAGAACTGGAGGGCGAACATACTTCCATTG TTTCTTGAAAAAGTTGTACTCCAGTTCTCAGGAATGTCCCAGATCTTACGATAAGCTACGATTCAATCCTAG CAAACCAAAGTGCAGATTGTTGGTTACTCATGATGACTATAGCATGATGTCTAAACTTCAGAGGGAAAAGCTTTCAGTGGTGACGATACTTAGAGATCCAGTTGACCGTGTATTTAGTACCTATGAATTTTCAGTTGAGGTAGCAGCAAGATTTTTGGTGCATCCTAATTTAACATCCGTCAGACGAATGGCTGGACGCTTACGCCCTAAGACTAATGGAATAAGTACACTGGATATATGGCCTTGGAAGTATTTGGTTCCTTGGATGAGAGAAGATCTATTTGCTCGG AGAGATGCTAGAAAGCAAAGAGGTTCAAATGATGTGAGGAGCAATGACTCCTACGATACGAAGGAAGTTTTGATGCCATTGCATGAATACATCATTGACCCTACTGCTCTTGACATTGTTCACAATGGAGCAACGTTCCAG GTTGCAGGATTGACAAACAACTCTTATTTTTCTGAGTCACATGAAGTGCGCCATTGTGTGCAGAAACATAGGATTCTTGGGGAATACATACTTCAAGTTGCAAAG AAGAGGTTGGACAATATGTTATATGTTGGTCTTACTGAAGACCACAGAGAATCTGCTACAATGTTTGCAAATGTGGTTGGTGCACAGGTAATTTCTCAGCTGGAAGCGTCAAACTCTAGTATGGAGAGCATAACTGACAATAAATCAG CACAAATCTCTTCGTTTTCGGCTGCTGAAGATAGTATCAATGGTCGTGAG AGACAGAGTAGCTCTATAGACCATATTGAAAGTGAGAATTCTACAGATGCTGAAGCAGATAAAGAAAAT ATGACTGTGGAGAAACTTATGGGAGGTTATGAATCCTGCATTTCCAATTTACGGAAGGCCCAATCACAACGCCGAACTAATTCTTTGAAGAGAATCTCCCCTGTACAATTTTCAAAAGAG GCTCGTCGTCAAGTTCCTGAGGTGGTGCTCCAGCAAATAAGATCGCTTAACAATCTCGACTTGGAGCTCTACAAGTATGCGCAGGTTATTTTTAGAAAACAGCATGAAAATTCCCTTCAAAAGTTGAGTTCCATG GAGAGGTTGGAGAACATGTTCAGCGATTCAGGTGGCTTCACACACTGGGAACTAACCTTTGCGTTTTCCATtgtcataatatttttagtcGCCATTGTATTCGTAaatgcaagaagaagaagaacatcaaAGGTTAAGATGTGA
- the LOC120012370 gene encoding GATA transcription factor 11-like isoform X1 — translation MVLGSLTEISMVSRMSFLMTSLNELIFPWKTWNQTTKEKIGKSNSKVLNPHLRIFWQVCPMVFLMMVARMIFKLQKDWSLPLETDVWMIRGQLWKGSEPKAKQWSGTTESSSRLSIHLDSDASDEKHSRVFHSSSPVSVLENSSSSLVENPISYYPKFIPVKRPRNKRPRPSNFNPCRMIPFITSTFSGSRSHSLAALESESETYYAEKTLDVAKKKQKKKKNLTLLSCTSELEKSSSRRPSSQPPGPTRKCTHCEVTKTPQWREGPLGPKTLCNACGVRYRSGRLLPEYRPAASPTFVPSLHSNSHKKVVEMRTIACQLPNTVARETTMASSG, via the exons ATGGTTCTTGGTTCTTTGACGGAAATTTCAATGGTGTCCCGGATGAGTTTTTTGATGACCTCATTAAACGAGCTGATTTTCCCTTGGAAGACCTGGAACCAAACAACGAAGGAGAAGATTGGGAAGTCGAATTCCAAAGTCTTGAACCCCCATCTGCGAATATTTTGGCAAGTTTGTCCAATGGTTTTTTTGATGATGGTTGCAAGGATGATTTTCAAGCTTCAGAAAGATTG GTCATTGCCACTTGAAACTGATGTATGGATGATAAGGGGGCAGTTATGGAAG GGAAGTGAACCTAAGGCAAAACAATGGTCTGGGACTACTGAATCCTCTTCCCGCCTAAGCATTCACCTCGATAGTGATGCTTCTGATGAAAAACATTCACGCGTGTTTCATTCCTCAAGTCCAGTGTCTGTGCTTGAAAACAGCAGCTCTTCCTTGGTTGAAAATCCCATATCCTATTACCCCAAATTTATCCCAGTGAAACGCCCACGAAACAAGCGTCCACGGCCTTCAAACTTCAATCCGTGTCGTATGATCCCTTTTATCACCTCCACTTTCTCAGGTTCCAGATCTCATTCTTTGGCTGCTTTGGAGTCAGAATCTGAAACCTATTATGCAGAGAAAACATTGGATGTTGCCAAgaagaaacagaagaagaagaagaacctgaCTCTGCTTTCATGTACGTCAGAGCTTGAGAAATCATCTTCGCGGCGTCCATCCTCTCAGCCACCTGGTCCAACGAGAAAATGCACTCATTGTGAGGTTACAAAGACCCCACAATGGAGGGAGGGGCCACTTGGGCCAAAAACTCTTTGCAATGCTTGTGGGGTTCGTTACAGGTCTGGTCGCCTCCTCCCAGAGTATCGCCCTGCTGCAAGTCCAACCTTTGTCCCGTCATTGCACTCCAACTCTCATAAAAAGGTTGTGGAGATGAGAACTATAGCTTGTCAGCTGCCAAATACAGTTGCAAGGGAGACTACAATGGCTTCATCTGGATAG
- the LOC120012346 gene encoding protein-tyrosine sulfotransferase-like isoform X2 produces the protein MDLTLKCAAVLMLLGLASASATNSDFGQCERIVKRWASSAIDVEVKDDKHTLQDLLFFLHVPRTGGRTYFHCFLKKLYSSSQECPRSYDKLRFNPSKPKCRLLVTHDDYSMMSKLQREKLSVVTILRDPVDRVFSTYEFSVEVAARFLVHPNLTSVRRMAGRLRPKTNGISTLDIWPWKYLVPWMREDLFARRDARKQRGSNDVRSNDSYDTKEVLMPLHEYIIDPTALDIVHNGATFQVAGLTNNSYFSESHEVRHCVQKHRILGEYILQVAKKRLDNMLYVGLTEDHRESATMFANVVGAQVISQLEASNSSMESITDNKSAQISSFSAAEDSINGRESSSIDHIESENSTDAEADKENMTVEKLMGGYESCISNLRKAQSQRRTNSLKRISPVQFSKEARRQVPEVVLQQIRSLNNLDLELYKYAQVIFRKQHENSLQKLSSMERLENMFSDSGGFTHWELTFAFSIVIIFLVAIVFVNARRRRTSKVKM, from the exons ATGGATCTCACTCTAAAATGTGCTGCTGTGCTGATGCTTCTTGGGCTGG CAAGTGCATCTGCTACCAATAGTGATTTTGGGCAGTGTGAAAGAATTGTCAAAAGGTGGGCTTCTTCCGCTATTGATGTAGAAGTTAAAGATGACAAACATACACTTCAAGATTTGTTGTTTTTCCTCCACGTCCCAAGAACTGGAGGGCGAACATACTTCCATTG TTTCTTGAAAAAGTTGTACTCCAGTTCTCAGGAATGTCCCAGATCTTACGATAAGCTACGATTCAATCCTAG CAAACCAAAGTGCAGATTGTTGGTTACTCATGATGACTATAGCATGATGTCTAAACTTCAGAGGGAAAAGCTTTCAGTGGTGACGATACTTAGAGATCCAGTTGACCGTGTATTTAGTACCTATGAATTTTCAGTTGAGGTAGCAGCAAGATTTTTGGTGCATCCTAATTTAACATCCGTCAGACGAATGGCTGGACGCTTACGCCCTAAGACTAATGGAATAAGTACACTGGATATATGGCCTTGGAAGTATTTGGTTCCTTGGATGAGAGAAGATCTATTTGCTCGG AGAGATGCTAGAAAGCAAAGAGGTTCAAATGATGTGAGGAGCAATGACTCCTACGATACGAAGGAAGTTTTGATGCCATTGCATGAATACATCATTGACCCTACTGCTCTTGACATTGTTCACAATGGAGCAACGTTCCAG GTTGCAGGATTGACAAACAACTCTTATTTTTCTGAGTCACATGAAGTGCGCCATTGTGTGCAGAAACATAGGATTCTTGGGGAATACATACTTCAAGTTGCAAAG AAGAGGTTGGACAATATGTTATATGTTGGTCTTACTGAAGACCACAGAGAATCTGCTACAATGTTTGCAAATGTGGTTGGTGCACAGGTAATTTCTCAGCTGGAAGCGTCAAACTCTAGTATGGAGAGCATAACTGACAATAAATCAG CACAAATCTCTTCGTTTTCGGCTGCTGAAGATAGTATCAATGGTCGTGAG AGTAGCTCTATAGACCATATTGAAAGTGAGAATTCTACAGATGCTGAAGCAGATAAAGAAAAT ATGACTGTGGAGAAACTTATGGGAGGTTATGAATCCTGCATTTCCAATTTACGGAAGGCCCAATCACAACGCCGAACTAATTCTTTGAAGAGAATCTCCCCTGTACAATTTTCAAAAGAG GCTCGTCGTCAAGTTCCTGAGGTGGTGCTCCAGCAAATAAGATCGCTTAACAATCTCGACTTGGAGCTCTACAAGTATGCGCAGGTTATTTTTAGAAAACAGCATGAAAATTCCCTTCAAAAGTTGAGTTCCATG GAGAGGTTGGAGAACATGTTCAGCGATTCAGGTGGCTTCACACACTGGGAACTAACCTTTGCGTTTTCCATtgtcataatatttttagtcGCCATTGTATTCGTAaatgcaagaagaagaagaacatcaaAGGTTAAGATGTGA
- the LOC120012370 gene encoding GATA transcription factor 11-like isoform X2, translating to MTPKNSETMNGSWFFDGNFNGVPDEFFDDLIKRADFPLEDLEPNNEGEDWEVEFQSLEPPSANILASLSNGFFDDGCKDDFQASERLGSEPKAKQWSGTTESSSRLSIHLDSDASDEKHSRVFHSSSPVSVLENSSSSLVENPISYYPKFIPVKRPRNKRPRPSNFNPCRMIPFITSTFSGSRSHSLAALESESETYYAEKTLDVAKKKQKKKKNLTLLSCTSELEKSSSRRPSSQPPGPTRKCTHCEVTKTPQWREGPLGPKTLCNACGVRYRSGRLLPEYRPAASPTFVPSLHSNSHKKVVEMRTIACQLPNTVARETTMASSG from the exons ATGACGCCTAAG AATTCAGAGACTATGAATGGTTCTTGGTTCTTTGACGGAAATTTCAATGGTGTCCCGGATGAGTTTTTTGATGACCTCATTAAACGAGCTGATTTTCCCTTGGAAGACCTGGAACCAAACAACGAAGGAGAAGATTGGGAAGTCGAATTCCAAAGTCTTGAACCCCCATCTGCGAATATTTTGGCAAGTTTGTCCAATGGTTTTTTTGATGATGGTTGCAAGGATGATTTTCAAGCTTCAGAAAGATTG GGAAGTGAACCTAAGGCAAAACAATGGTCTGGGACTACTGAATCCTCTTCCCGCCTAAGCATTCACCTCGATAGTGATGCTTCTGATGAAAAACATTCACGCGTGTTTCATTCCTCAAGTCCAGTGTCTGTGCTTGAAAACAGCAGCTCTTCCTTGGTTGAAAATCCCATATCCTATTACCCCAAATTTATCCCAGTGAAACGCCCACGAAACAAGCGTCCACGGCCTTCAAACTTCAATCCGTGTCGTATGATCCCTTTTATCACCTCCACTTTCTCAGGTTCCAGATCTCATTCTTTGGCTGCTTTGGAGTCAGAATCTGAAACCTATTATGCAGAGAAAACATTGGATGTTGCCAAgaagaaacagaagaagaagaagaacctgaCTCTGCTTTCATGTACGTCAGAGCTTGAGAAATCATCTTCGCGGCGTCCATCCTCTCAGCCACCTGGTCCAACGAGAAAATGCACTCATTGTGAGGTTACAAAGACCCCACAATGGAGGGAGGGGCCACTTGGGCCAAAAACTCTTTGCAATGCTTGTGGGGTTCGTTACAGGTCTGGTCGCCTCCTCCCAGAGTATCGCCCTGCTGCAAGTCCAACCTTTGTCCCGTCATTGCACTCCAACTCTCATAAAAAGGTTGTGGAGATGAGAACTATAGCTTGTCAGCTGCCAAATACAGTTGCAAGGGAGACTACAATGGCTTCATCTGGATAG
- the LOC120015611 gene encoding auxin response factor 10-like: MKEAAEKSLDPQLWHACAGSMVQIPPVNSKVLYFPQGHAEHTQTTVDFPSSQRIPALVLCRVAAVKFLADPETDEVYAKITLIPLPDSIDLDLEDDNVVGPNGTENPEKPASFAKTLTQSDANNGGGFSVPRYCAETIFPRLDYSADPPVQTVIAKDVHGEIWKFRHIYRGTPRRHLLTTGWSTFVNQKKLVAGDSIVFLRAENGDLCVGIRRAKRGMGNGNDSVTGWNPGPGNCINPYAGLSVFLREDEGKMTRNGCNGNLSSGLGSLKGKGKVRPETVVEAAMLAVTWQPVEVVYYPRASTPEFFVKAAAVRAAMRVHWCSGMRFKMAFETEDSSRISWFSGTVSFVQVADPIRWPNSPWRLLQVTWDEPDLLPNVKRISPWLVELVSNMPVINMSPFSPPRKKLRFQSHLDFPLGGQFPLPSFTGNPLGPSSSLCYPSDNTPAGIQGARHAQYGISLSDLQLNSKLQSGHFLSSFQRFDSHSRISDGIMTGVKHSNEKLSCLLSIGNSSQNLEKSDNVKKHQFLLFGQPILTEQQMSRSCSTDAVSQILTERSSSDRTRELEKKSSDSSGAALELQVSPDKSSSAWYPWHQSFHATDSALDIVCKVFLESEDLGRTLDLSLISSYEELYGRLANMFGIGRSEMSHILYRDSTGAVKRTGDEPFSDFVKTTKSLTILLKSGNDIVERTWVTGMRSAENGLEASNKTGPLSIFA, encoded by the exons ATGAAGGAAGCAGCAGAGAAGAGTTTGGATCCTCAGCTATGGCATGCCTGCGCAGGTAGCATGGTCCAGATCCCTCCAGTGAACTCCAAAGTTTTGTACTTCCCTCAAGGCCACGCAGAGCACACCCAAACCACCGTCGATTTCCCCTCCTCCCAGAGAATCCCGGCCCTCGTTCTCTGCCGCGTCGCCGCCGTTAAGTTCCTGGCTGATCCCGAAACGGATGAAGTTTATGCCAAGATCACGCTAATACCATTGCCAGACAGCATCGACCTTGATCTTGAAGACGACAACGTCGTGGGTCCAAATGGAACTGAAAACCCCGAAAAGCCTGCTTCTTTTGCCAAAACACTCACTCAGTCGGACGCCAACAACGGTGGGGGCTTCTCTGTGCCGCGGTACTGTGCCGAGACTATATTTCCGCGACTGGACTACTCAGCGGATCCTCCAGTGCAGACCGTGATTGCGAAAGACGTGCACGGAGAGATTTGGAAGTTTAGACACATATATAGAGGGACCCCGAGGCGGCATTTGTTGACTACTGGGTGGAGCACTTTTGTAAACCAGAAGAAATTGGTTGCGGGGGATTCCATTGTCTTCTTGAGAGCCGAGAATGGCGATCTCTGTGTTGGGATTCGCCGTGCTAAGCGTGGGATGGGTAATGGAAATGATTCCGTGACTGGATGGAACCCGGGTCCGGGAAATTGTATCAACCCGTATGCGGGATTATCTGTTTTCTTGAGAGAAGATGAGGGAAAGATGACGAGGAATGGTTGTAATGGGAATTTGAGTTCTGGTTTAGGTAGTTTGAAAGGTAAAGGGAAAGTTAGGCCAGAGACAGTTGTGGAGGCGGCAATGCTTGCTGTGACTTGGCAGCCCGTTGAGGTTGTTTACTATCCACGTGCAAGCACGCCAGAGTTCTTTGTGAAGGCAGCAGCAGTGAGGGCTGCGATGAGGGTGCATTGGTGCTCTGGGATGAGGTTCAAGATGGCATTTGAGACGGAGGATTCTTCACGAATAAGTTGGTTCTCAGGAACTGTTTCGTTTGTTCAGGTTGCTGATCCCATCCGCTGGCCTAATTCACCTTGGCGGCTTCTTcag GTGACATGGGATGAGCCGGATTTGCTGCCCAATGTAAAACGTATCAGCCCTTGGTTGGTTGAATTGGTATCAAACATGCCTGTCATCAACATGTCACCGTTCTCACCTCCAAGAAAGAAGTTGCGGTTCCAGTCGCACTTGGATTTCCCTCTTGGTGGTCAATTTCCTTTGCCATCATTCACAGGCAATCCCCTTGGGCCAAGCAGCTCCTTGTGTTATCCATCTGATAACACTCCTGCAGGCATACAGGGAGCCAGGCATGCTCAATATGGAATTTCTTTATCGGATCTTCAGCTTAACAGCAAACTGCAGTCAGGGCATTTTTTGTCCAGTTTCCAGCGGTTTGATTCACATTCTAGAATTTCTGATGGCATCATGACAGGTGTCAAACATAGCAATGAGAAGTTATCTTGCCTGCTATCAATAGGGAATTCTAGTCAGAATTTGGAGAAATCTGATAATGTGAAGAAACACCAGTTTTTACTCTTTGGACAACCAATATTAACTGAGCAGCAGATGTCTCGTAGCTGTTCCACTGATGCAGTCTCACAAATTCTTACAGAGAGGAGCTCATCTGACCGGACTCGAGAACTAGAGAAAAAAAGTTCTGATAGTTCAGGAGCGGCACTTGAGCTGCAAGTTTCACCAGACAAGTCATCCAGTGCTTGGTACCCATGGCACCAGAGTTTTCATGCTACTGATTCTGCCCTTGACATTGTTTGCAAGGTATTCTTGGAGTCAGAGGATTTGGGAAGGACCCTTGACCTTTCGCTCATTAGTTCTTATGAAGAGCTGTACGGGAGGCTGGCCAACatgtttggaattggaagaTCAGAGATGAGCCATATTCTCTACCGTGATTCAACAGGTGCTGTGAAACGAACTGGAGATGAGCCATTCAG TGATTTtgtgaaaacaacaaaaagtcTGACGATTCTCCTGAAATCAGGCAATGATATTGTTGAAAG GACGTGGGTTACAGGAATGCGGAGTGCTGAAAACGGACTAGAAGCATCAAATAAGACTGGTCCCTTGAGCATATTTGCTTAG